Proteins encoded in a region of the Methylosinus trichosporium OB3b genome:
- a CDS encoding TolC family protein, with product MTFRKVFRRHRRAALCVCACLLSGGCAVEGLGDVGGVSAELAARTGRGLGDATTGETTWPPGVSPADGLSEDELVALALWNNASFRESLADLGLSRADLAQAGMLPNPTVWTLFPGGVKPFELMLRYPVEAFWLRPARMEIAEQEVERTIQRLVQNGLDLIRDMRVACAELASARERAELAATMAKLAQDTAELTRARLRAGDATELETASAQADARQAKEQQDRLRSEADIAGERLRSLAGLAREHWPTKIIVDPLSSAAPGDPEALVRDALAARPDLRAAELGVEAAGRRLGLARVETFTVTGIFSAKDVNQQTVSGPGLDIALPIFNQNQGGTAQGQARLEKAARFYVTVRDRIMLDVREAAVRFVLAKQSHDQWRSGVLPLLSNAAQRAGRAYADGHVTLLFVLDAQRKLADARFKAIGAAADLRRARAELERSIGHSLSTPSRIQNART from the coding sequence ATGACGTTTCGAAAGGTGTTTCGAAGACACCGGCGAGCGGCGCTGTGCGTTTGCGCCTGCCTGCTGTCCGGCGGCTGCGCGGTCGAAGGTCTGGGCGACGTCGGCGGGGTGTCGGCCGAGCTGGCGGCGCGCACAGGGCGCGGCCTCGGCGATGCGACGACCGGCGAAACCACATGGCCACCGGGCGTTTCGCCCGCCGACGGATTGTCCGAGGACGAGCTGGTGGCGCTGGCGCTCTGGAACAACGCCTCGTTTCGCGAGAGTCTCGCCGATCTCGGACTGTCGCGCGCCGATCTCGCGCAGGCTGGCATGCTGCCAAATCCGACCGTTTGGACATTGTTCCCGGGCGGCGTGAAACCGTTCGAGCTGATGCTCCGCTACCCTGTCGAGGCGTTCTGGCTCCGTCCCGCCCGGATGGAGATCGCCGAGCAGGAGGTGGAGCGCACGATCCAGCGGCTGGTCCAGAACGGGTTGGACCTGATCCGCGATATGCGCGTGGCCTGCGCGGAGCTCGCGTCGGCGCGCGAGCGGGCCGAGCTCGCCGCGACGATGGCGAAGCTCGCCCAGGACACAGCCGAGCTCACGCGCGCGCGGCTTCGCGCCGGCGACGCAACGGAGCTCGAGACCGCGAGCGCTCAGGCCGACGCACGCCAGGCGAAGGAGCAGCAGGACCGTTTGCGGAGCGAAGCCGACATCGCCGGAGAACGATTGCGCTCGCTCGCGGGCCTCGCCCGGGAGCATTGGCCAACCAAAATCATCGTCGATCCTCTGTCTTCGGCCGCGCCGGGCGATCCGGAAGCCCTGGTGCGAGACGCTCTCGCCGCGCGTCCAGATCTGCGAGCGGCCGAGCTCGGCGTGGAGGCGGCGGGGCGGCGCCTCGGCCTCGCGAGGGTCGAGACCTTCACCGTCACCGGCATCTTCAGCGCCAAGGACGTCAATCAGCAGACGGTGTCGGGGCCGGGCCTCGACATCGCCCTGCCTATCTTCAACCAGAACCAGGGCGGCACGGCGCAAGGGCAGGCGCGGCTCGAAAAAGCCGCCCGGTTCTATGTCACTGTCCGCGACCGCATCATGCTCGATGTCCGCGAGGCGGCCGTGCGTTTCGTCCTCGCGAAGCAAAGCCATGATCAATGGCGCAGCGGGGTCCTGCCCCTGCTCTCCAACGCCGCGCAGCGCGCCGGGCGGGCCTACGCGGACGGCCATGTGACCTTGCTGTTCGTGTTGGACGCCCAGCGCAAATTGGCCGATGCGCGCTTCAAGGCGATCGGCGCGGCGGCCGATCTCCGCCGCGCGCGCGCCGAGCTCGAACGCAGCATCGGACACAGCCTGTCCACGCCTTCTCGAATCCAGAACGCTCGCACATGA
- a CDS encoding efflux RND transporter periplasmic adaptor subunit, producing MSCGLAIVACLDLAAAEPAPARVEKPIKEAELTKVTLTPEAARRLGLTTAPVESRILPRTRIFGGEITVSASTAARSAGQSVFTILPVLSPAEQVRLAQSQIEADGQVEQARVQLEGAQQALRRAEQMRRDKVGTERTVDETRVQVGQAEAGLRTAEARRDLLGPAILEAASPAEVWVRVPVYVGDLPKIDRNGTARVGGFGGGTDAGGSSAVPVDAPPSANPAAFTVDLFYRLPNSDRAFRLGQRVGVTLPLRQEGATLTAPWSAIVYDAEGGTWLYEQTDATTFARRRVQVERAVDGMAVLAGGVRPGARVAATGAAELFGVEFGVGK from the coding sequence ATGTCCTGCGGCCTCGCCATCGTCGCATGCCTCGACCTCGCGGCCGCCGAACCGGCGCCGGCTCGGGTCGAGAAGCCGATCAAGGAGGCGGAGCTGACGAAAGTCACGCTCACCCCCGAAGCGGCGCGGCGGCTCGGGCTGACAACCGCTCCAGTGGAGTCGCGCATTCTGCCGCGGACGCGGATATTCGGCGGCGAAATCACCGTGTCGGCGTCGACCGCGGCCCGGAGCGCCGGACAATCCGTATTCACGATTTTGCCCGTGCTGTCGCCGGCCGAACAGGTGCGGCTGGCGCAATCGCAGATCGAGGCGGATGGGCAGGTGGAGCAGGCGCGGGTCCAGTTGGAAGGCGCACAGCAGGCGTTGCGCCGCGCCGAGCAGATGCGGCGGGACAAGGTGGGCACGGAGCGGACGGTCGACGAGACGCGCGTGCAGGTCGGCCAGGCGGAAGCAGGACTGCGCACGGCGGAGGCGCGCCGCGATCTGCTCGGTCCGGCGATATTGGAGGCGGCGAGCCCGGCGGAAGTCTGGGTGCGAGTCCCCGTCTATGTGGGCGATCTTCCGAAAATCGATCGGAACGGGACTGCGCGCGTCGGAGGATTCGGCGGCGGCACGGATGCGGGGGGATCATCTGCGGTTCCGGTCGATGCGCCGCCGTCCGCCAATCCGGCGGCGTTCACCGTCGATTTGTTCTATCGGCTGCCGAACTCCGATCGCGCTTTCCGCCTCGGCCAGCGGGTCGGCGTGACCCTTCCGCTACGTCAGGAGGGCGCGACGCTGACCGCTCCCTGGTCAGCGATCGTGTATGACGCCGAGGGAGGGACCTGGCTTTACGAGCAGACCGATGCGACGACCTTCGCGCGGCGGCGGGTTCAGGTTGAGCGCGCGGTCGACGGCATGGCCGTTCTCGCCGGCGGCGTGCGGCCCGGCGCACGCGTGGCGGCGACCGGCGCCGCCGAATTGTTCGGCGTCGAGTTCGGGGTCGGCAAATGA
- a CDS encoding efflux RND transporter permease subunit, translating into MMHRLIAAALRQRLLTLALAAVLIVFGLHSARVTPLDVFPEFAPPIVEIQTEAPGLSVEEVESLVTVPLESAVNGTAGLKTLRSKSVLGLSSVVCLFREGSDLTRTRQLVQERVALVAPRLPAVARVPVLMPPLSSTSRMMKIGVSSPTLSQMDLSELALWTIRPRLMAVPGVANVAIWGQRDRQLQVRVDPDRLAAHGVSLDAVVRAAGDAAAVTAGGFLDTPNQRVPIRHLAPVQTPEDLAHTVVQFAGGAPLRLGDVAEVVESHPPPIGDAVVNDGPGLLLIVEKQPAANTLEVTREVEAALEALRPALEGVAIDANIFRPATYIERALDRLTHTLAIGCALVAMILIAFLFEWRAALISISAIPLSLLAAAAVLHLRGGALDTMVLAGLAIAVGEVVDDAVIDVENVLRRLRQNELAQRPLSSFRVVLLASLEMRSAVVFASLIIALAFAPVFFLDGLAGAFFRPLAWSYLLAILASLAVALTVTPVLCLTLLPGAPRREGDAPLTRFLKRRYRAMLPWIIDRPAVVVRTLLIAFALAGLTLLRLDQAFLPDFKETDFLMHWVEKPGTSLEAMRRITERVSRELRAIPGVQSFGAHIGRAQAADEVVGPNFTELWISVDSKADYDATVARIKSVVDGYPGLYRDVLTYLRERLKEVLTGASGAIVVRFFGPDLAALREKGEEIARDLAGVRGVANLKVEPQSPTPQAQMRIRPDAAALFGLTAGQIRRAAATLTQGAKVGEIYREQKIVEVAVWGEERVRHDLAALREAVIDTPSGARAPLGDVADFEIAPAPSEIKRENASRRLDVTLDVATGADLGAVARDVEARVRALRFPPGHHAEIVGEYAARQAARDRLAWLAAGSLLGVLLLLYVDFRSLRLVALTAITLPFALIGGVAGAWLGGGVLSLGSLVGFVTVLGIAARNGILLLSHYRRLELQENVLFGPELAMRGAEERLVPILMTASCAALALLPLVVQGLVPGQEIEYPMAVVILGGIFTSTILNLFLVPALYARYARPKVDDVALSTIG; encoded by the coding sequence ATGATGCACCGGCTCATCGCCGCCGCGCTTCGGCAGCGGCTCCTGACGCTCGCGCTCGCCGCGGTCCTGATCGTGTTCGGCCTGCATTCCGCGCGCGTGACGCCACTCGACGTGTTTCCCGAATTCGCGCCGCCGATCGTGGAAATCCAGACGGAAGCCCCGGGACTTTCCGTGGAGGAGGTCGAGAGCCTCGTCACAGTGCCTCTGGAGAGCGCAGTGAATGGGACCGCGGGGCTGAAGACGCTCCGCTCCAAGTCGGTGCTCGGCCTGTCTTCGGTGGTTTGCCTGTTCCGGGAAGGCTCCGACCTCACGCGGACGCGCCAATTGGTTCAGGAGCGGGTGGCTCTGGTCGCGCCGCGTCTGCCTGCCGTGGCGCGCGTTCCCGTGCTCATGCCGCCTCTCTCCTCCACGAGCCGGATGATGAAGATCGGCGTCTCGTCGCCGACCCTTTCCCAAATGGACCTCTCGGAGCTGGCGCTCTGGACGATTCGGCCGCGGCTGATGGCGGTTCCCGGGGTCGCCAATGTGGCGATCTGGGGCCAGCGGGACCGGCAGCTCCAGGTGCGCGTCGATCCGGATCGGCTGGCCGCCCATGGCGTGAGCCTGGACGCGGTGGTCCGCGCCGCCGGCGACGCGGCGGCGGTGACGGCCGGCGGGTTCCTGGACACGCCGAATCAGCGAGTGCCTATCCGCCATCTCGCGCCCGTCCAGACGCCGGAGGACTTGGCGCACACAGTGGTGCAGTTCGCCGGCGGGGCGCCGCTGCGGCTCGGCGACGTGGCGGAGGTCGTGGAGAGCCATCCGCCGCCGATCGGCGATGCGGTCGTGAACGACGGGCCGGGCCTTCTCCTGATCGTGGAGAAACAGCCCGCGGCCAATACGCTGGAGGTCACGCGCGAGGTCGAGGCGGCGCTGGAGGCGCTGCGGCCGGCCCTCGAAGGCGTGGCGATCGATGCGAACATCTTCCGCCCCGCGACCTATATCGAGCGCGCGCTCGATCGTCTGACCCATACGCTGGCGATCGGCTGCGCTCTGGTGGCGATGATCCTGATCGCCTTTCTGTTCGAATGGCGCGCCGCGCTCATCAGCATCTCCGCCATCCCCTTGTCTCTGCTGGCGGCGGCCGCCGTGCTTCATCTGCGCGGCGGCGCGCTCGACACGATGGTCCTGGCCGGACTCGCCATCGCGGTGGGGGAGGTCGTGGACGACGCCGTCATCGACGTCGAGAATGTGCTCCGCAGGCTGCGGCAGAACGAACTGGCGCAGCGGCCCCTGTCGTCCTTCCGGGTCGTGCTGCTGGCCTCCCTCGAAATGCGCAGCGCCGTCGTGTTCGCGAGTCTCATCATTGCACTGGCGTTCGCGCCGGTGTTCTTCCTCGACGGCCTCGCCGGCGCATTCTTCCGGCCGCTCGCCTGGTCCTATCTTCTCGCAATCCTCGCCTCCCTCGCGGTGGCACTGACCGTCACCCCCGTCCTGTGCCTGACGCTCCTGCCCGGCGCGCCGCGGCGGGAGGGCGACGCCCCTCTCACCCGTTTCCTGAAGCGGCGCTACCGCGCCATGCTGCCCTGGATCATCGATCGTCCCGCCGTCGTGGTCAGGACGCTTCTGATCGCTTTCGCGCTCGCGGGCCTCACGCTGCTCCGGCTCGACCAGGCCTTCCTGCCAGACTTCAAGGAGACCGATTTTCTGATGCACTGGGTGGAGAAGCCCGGAACCTCGCTCGAGGCCATGCGGCGGATCACCGAGCGCGTCAGCCGGGAGCTGCGGGCCATTCCCGGCGTTCAGAGCTTCGGCGCGCATATCGGCCGCGCGCAGGCCGCCGACGAGGTCGTCGGACCGAATTTCACGGAACTCTGGATCAGCGTCGACTCGAAAGCGGACTATGACGCGACTGTCGCGCGCATCAAATCGGTGGTCGACGGCTATCCCGGCCTCTATCGCGACGTGCTGACCTATCTTCGGGAACGTCTCAAGGAAGTGCTGACCGGGGCCAGCGGCGCCATCGTGGTGAGGTTCTTCGGACCCGATCTGGCGGCGCTGCGGGAGAAGGGCGAGGAGATCGCCCGGGACCTGGCCGGCGTCCGCGGCGTCGCCAATCTGAAGGTGGAGCCGCAGTCGCCGACGCCCCAGGCGCAGATGCGGATCCGGCCCGATGCGGCGGCGCTGTTCGGCCTGACGGCGGGCCAGATCCGGCGTGCGGCGGCGACCCTGACGCAGGGAGCCAAGGTTGGCGAGATCTATCGGGAGCAGAAAATCGTCGAAGTGGCCGTCTGGGGCGAGGAGCGCGTGCGTCATGACCTCGCGGCGCTGCGCGAGGCGGTGATCGACACGCCGTCGGGGGCGCGCGCGCCGCTGGGCGATGTCGCGGATTTCGAGATCGCCCCCGCGCCGAGCGAGATCAAGCGCGAGAACGCCTCCCGCCGACTCGACGTGACGCTCGACGTGGCCACAGGGGCCGACCTCGGCGCCGTCGCGCGGGACGTGGAGGCTCGGGTCCGGGCGCTCCGCTTTCCGCCCGGCCACCATGCCGAAATCGTCGGCGAATATGCGGCGCGCCAGGCCGCCCGCGATCGGCTGGCGTGGCTCGCCGCCGGTTCGCTGCTCGGCGTCCTGCTGCTGCTCTATGTAGACTTTCGTTCGCTCCGGCTGGTGGCGCTCACCGCGATCACGCTGCCCTTCGCTCTGATCGGCGGAGTAGCCGGGGCTTGGCTCGGCGGCGGCGTGCTGTCGCTCGGGTCATTGGTCGGTTTCGTGACCGTGCTCGGGATCGCCGCCCGCAACGGCATTCTGTTGCTGAGCCATTACCGGCGTCTCGAATTGCAGGAGAACGTGCTGTTCGGACCCGAGCTCGCGATGCGCGGCGCCGAGGAGCGGCTCGTGCCCATATTGATGACGGCGAGCTGCGCCGCGCTGGCATTGCTGCCGCTGGTCGTCCAGGGCCTGGTTCCGGGTCAGGAGATCGAATATCCGATGGCCGTGGTGATCCTCGGCGGCATATTCACCTCGACGATCCTCAATCTCTTCCTCGTTCCGGCGCTGTATGCGCGCTATGCCAGACCGAAAGTCGATGATGTCGCGCTGTCGACCATCGGCTAG
- a CDS encoding FAD-dependent oxidoreductase: protein MSEDPQSPIGPDFSQGVALADLAAAGKISGRVGEEEVLVVVCDEKIFAVGAHCTHYHAPLIDGLAEDGVLRCPWHHALFDLATGEALHAPAFAPLACWEIEREGDKVFVRKRLKSSARAPKVEPFETSLENIVIIGAGAAAFAAAEQLRRKGYGGKIVMVSDDADPPVDRPNLSKDYLAGNAPEEWLPLGTDEFDLEREVDLHLGARATQLDPDKRTVTLADGTTLAYDRLLLATGAEPIRLSIPGADLPHVRTLRSLMDCRAIIERLPTASRAVVLGASFIGLEVAASLRARGLDVHVVAPEKRPMERVLGPQIGDFVRSLHERHGVVFHLDDVATGVTERQVALRSGSVLDADLVVCGVGVRPRLTLAEAAGLVLDRGVVVDAFLETSAPGVFAAGDIARWPDPHSGKNIRVEHWNVAERQGQIAALNMLGARRVFTAVPFFWSQHYDVVINYVGHAEAWDEIEVDGDIASRDCLLTYKENGRVMAVASIFRDIDSLRAEIAMERMPA from the coding sequence ATGTCGGAAGACCCGCAAAGTCCGATCGGCCCTGATTTCTCGCAGGGCGTCGCTCTCGCTGATCTCGCAGCCGCAGGGAAAATAAGCGGCCGCGTGGGCGAGGAAGAGGTTCTCGTCGTGGTTTGCGACGAGAAAATATTCGCCGTCGGCGCACATTGCACGCATTACCATGCGCCGCTGATCGACGGCCTCGCCGAGGACGGCGTCCTTCGATGTCCCTGGCATCATGCGCTCTTCGATCTTGCGACGGGCGAAGCTCTGCATGCTCCCGCCTTCGCGCCGCTCGCTTGCTGGGAGATCGAGCGAGAGGGAGACAAGGTGTTCGTGCGAAAGCGCCTAAAATCGTCGGCGCGCGCGCCAAAAGTCGAGCCCTTCGAGACGAGCCTGGAAAATATCGTGATCATCGGTGCGGGCGCGGCGGCGTTCGCTGCAGCCGAGCAGCTGCGGCGCAAGGGCTATGGCGGAAAAATCGTCATGGTCAGCGACGACGCCGATCCGCCGGTCGATCGTCCGAACTTGTCCAAGGATTATCTCGCCGGAAACGCCCCTGAAGAATGGCTGCCGCTGGGAACGGATGAATTCGATCTCGAGCGCGAGGTCGATTTGCATCTCGGCGCGCGCGCCACGCAACTCGACCCGGACAAGAGGACAGTGACGCTCGCCGATGGGACGACGCTCGCATACGACCGCCTATTGCTGGCGACAGGCGCCGAACCCATTCGCCTTTCCATCCCCGGAGCCGATTTGCCGCATGTCCGCACGCTCAGGTCGTTGATGGATTGCCGGGCAATCATCGAGCGTCTTCCGACTGCGAGTCGGGCCGTGGTGCTCGGCGCAAGCTTCATCGGGCTCGAAGTCGCGGCGTCGCTTCGCGCGCGTGGGCTCGACGTCCATGTCGTGGCTCCGGAGAAGCGGCCGATGGAACGCGTGCTCGGTCCGCAAATCGGCGATTTCGTGCGAAGCCTGCACGAACGACATGGTGTGGTCTTCCATCTCGATGATGTCGCTACCGGCGTTACGGAACGCCAGGTCGCCCTGAGAAGCGGCAGCGTGTTGGACGCCGACCTCGTTGTCTGCGGCGTCGGCGTCCGTCCTCGCCTGACGCTCGCGGAAGCGGCCGGTCTCGTCCTCGATCGAGGCGTCGTCGTCGACGCATTTCTCGAAACCAGCGCGCCGGGCGTCTTCGCGGCGGGCGACATCGCGCGCTGGCCGGATCCTCATAGTGGCAAGAACATTCGGGTCGAACATTGGAACGTCGCCGAAAGGCAGGGCCAGATCGCCGCGCTCAACATGCTCGGCGCGCGAAGGGTCTTCACGGCCGTCCCGTTCTTCTGGAGCCAGCATTACGACGTGGTCATCAATTATGTCGGCCACGCGGAAGCCTGGGATGAAATCGAGGTGGACGGCGACATCGCGTCGCGAGACTGCCTGCTGACCTATAAGGAGAATGGCCGCGTCATGGCGGTCGCCTCGATATTCCGTGACATCGACAGCCTGCGCGCAGAAATCGCGATGGAGCGGATGCCGGCATAG
- a CDS encoding ATP-binding protein, with amino-acid sequence MNASIQRRLLLWLSPALLLTGLAFAVPTWFSVREEIDELFDKALRQAAYSQFDRSARPSGSEAPPPAAEEIDFVTQVRGRDGTLRRSSHPFPPLPAETPEGWSDIEWRGSPWRMFTLKTADALIQTAQSHGERRDTAKEIALRLLTPLLVLLPAAAALVLFGLDRGLGPLRIIVEAVQERTPEALDPIPDDGLPREVGALARSLNDLLSRLNRVLAAQRQFIADAAHELRTPLAALSLQAQVAERADPDRKAAAIAALREGIARANHLVHQLLTLARLDPEATQRRFVPLRLDALAESEVAGLAPVAADRGVDLGLEAAEPAVVMGDEAALAILLRNLIDNAIRYSPAGGRVDVEVRTGGDGIRLDVRDEGPGVPPEEKQRVFDRFYRGAAAAEPGSGLGLAIVRSIADWHGADVQLEDNEGGRGLVVRVRWDGATP; translated from the coding sequence ATGAACGCCTCGATCCAGCGCCGGCTTCTTCTCTGGCTCTCTCCCGCATTGCTGTTGACGGGATTGGCGTTCGCCGTTCCGACGTGGTTCAGCGTGCGCGAGGAGATCGACGAACTCTTCGACAAGGCGTTGCGCCAGGCCGCCTATTCGCAATTCGACCGCTCGGCGCGCCCGTCCGGCTCCGAAGCGCCGCCGCCGGCGGCGGAGGAGATCGATTTCGTCACGCAGGTCCGGGGCCGCGACGGGACCTTGCGGCGCAGCTCGCATCCGTTTCCCCCTCTGCCCGCCGAGACCCCCGAGGGCTGGTCCGATATCGAATGGCGCGGCTCGCCTTGGCGGATGTTCACGCTGAAGACGGCGGATGCGCTGATCCAGACGGCGCAATCCCATGGGGAACGCCGGGACACCGCCAAAGAAATCGCTCTGCGCCTGCTCACCCCGTTGCTGGTCCTGCTGCCGGCTGCGGCCGCGCTGGTCCTGTTCGGTCTCGATCGCGGTCTCGGCCCCCTCCGGATCATTGTCGAAGCGGTGCAAGAGCGCACTCCCGAGGCCCTCGACCCCATTCCCGACGACGGGCTGCCGCGCGAGGTGGGCGCGCTGGCCCGGTCCTTGAACGACCTCTTGTCGCGCCTGAACCGGGTTCTGGCGGCGCAGCGGCAGTTCATCGCCGACGCCGCGCACGAGCTCCGCACGCCGCTGGCCGCCCTGTCCCTGCAGGCCCAGGTGGCCGAGCGCGCCGATCCGGATCGGAAAGCCGCCGCCATCGCGGCGCTCCGCGAGGGTATCGCCCGCGCCAACCATCTGGTGCATCAGCTGCTGACTCTGGCTCGGCTCGATCCGGAGGCGACGCAACGCCGATTTGTTCCGCTGCGCCTGGATGCTCTCGCTGAGTCGGAGGTCGCCGGTCTCGCGCCGGTCGCCGCCGATCGCGGCGTCGATCTGGGTCTCGAGGCGGCGGAGCCCGCGGTCGTCATGGGCGACGAAGCCGCTCTCGCGATCCTGCTGCGCAATCTCATCGACAACGCCATTCGCTATTCGCCCGCCGGCGGCCGGGTGGATGTCGAGGTGAGAACGGGCGGCGACGGAATTCGCCTGGACGTCCGCGATGAAGGCCCCGGCGTGCCGCCCGAGGAAAAGCAGCGCGTGTTCGATCGTTTCTACCGGGGAGCCGCCGCCGCGGAGCCGGGCAGCGGGCTCGGGCTCGCCATCGTCCGTTCGATCGCCGACTGGCACGGCGCCGATGTCCAGCTCGAGGACAATGAGGGTGGGCGAGGCCTCGTGGTCCGGGTGCGCTGGGACGGGGCGACGCCATGA
- a CDS encoding response regulator, giving the protein MRVLLVEDDGMIGRAICEGLEQDHLVVDWARDGEHARLALATPNNGYAVLLLDLALPRLSGLDLLAELRRQGDAIPVLILTARDAVADRVKGLNSGADDYLVKPFDLEELIARIHALARRGAGRAAAAIEYGPIRLDPVTHEAWLHGESLELSPREFALLQALLEPPGAVLSRSRLEERLYGWDREVASNAVDVHLHNLRKKLGGETIVNVRGVGFRVAKI; this is encoded by the coding sequence ATGCGTGTGTTGCTGGTCGAGGACGATGGCATGATCGGCCGCGCGATTTGCGAAGGCTTGGAGCAAGACCATCTCGTCGTCGACTGGGCCAGGGACGGCGAACACGCCAGACTGGCGTTGGCGACCCCGAACAATGGCTACGCCGTCCTGTTGCTCGACCTGGCGCTCCCTCGGCTCTCGGGCCTCGACCTGCTCGCCGAGCTGCGCCGCCAGGGCGACGCCATTCCGGTGCTGATCCTGACCGCCCGCGACGCGGTGGCGGATCGGGTCAAGGGCCTGAACAGCGGCGCCGACGACTATCTGGTGAAGCCCTTCGACCTGGAAGAGCTGATTGCGCGCATCCATGCCCTGGCCCGCCGCGGGGCGGGACGCGCAGCGGCGGCGATCGAATATGGCCCGATCCGCCTCGACCCCGTCACCCACGAAGCCTGGCTGCACGGGGAATCGTTGGAGCTCTCGCCCCGGGAATTCGCCCTGCTTCAGGCCCTGCTGGAGCCGCCCGGCGCCGTCCTGTCGCGCAGCCGGCTGGAGGAGCGTCTCTACGGCTGGGATCGGGAGGTCGCCAGCAACGCGGTCGACGTTCATCTTCACAATCTCCGCAAGAAGCTCGGCGGAGAGACCATCGTCAATGTGCGCGGCGTGGGGTTTCGGGTGGCGAAGATATGA